In bacterium, the following proteins share a genomic window:
- a CDS encoding cysteine synthase family protein: METAASLQILDAIGNTPLVELRHVVSPGAARVVAKVESANPTGSMKDRMARAVVERAAADGRLSRGGTVIEYTAGTTGISIAFVCAALGYKTHFVFSDAFSDEKRYTMLAYGAEITDVPSDHGRINAQLIKTMIARAAELSRRPGHWWADQLNNADGETGYHALGDELWIQTGGRLDAFVHAVSTAHSIHGTARALRRHNRDVMVVAVEPAESAVLSGKPSGSHKIEGIGIGFIPPLWKPTEVDEVLTVSTDDAEAMARRLAREEAIFAGPSTGANVAAALRVAERLGPGRTVATIIVDSGLRYLSTAVFRPEARAR; encoded by the coding sequence GTGGAGACGGCGGCGTCCCTTCAGATCCTCGACGCGATCGGCAACACGCCGCTCGTCGAGCTGCGTCACGTCGTGTCCCCCGGGGCGGCGCGTGTCGTCGCGAAGGTCGAGTCGGCCAACCCGACCGGCAGCATGAAGGACCGGATGGCGCGCGCGGTCGTCGAGCGCGCCGCGGCCGACGGACGCCTGTCCCGCGGCGGCACGGTGATCGAGTACACCGCCGGGACGACCGGGATCTCGATCGCCTTCGTCTGCGCGGCGCTCGGCTACAAGACGCACTTCGTGTTCTCGGACGCGTTCAGCGACGAGAAGAGGTACACGATGCTCGCGTACGGCGCCGAGATCACCGACGTGCCGAGCGACCACGGCAGGATCAACGCGCAGTTGATCAAGACGATGATCGCGAGGGCCGCGGAGCTCAGCCGCCGGCCCGGCCATTGGTGGGCGGATCAGCTCAACAACGCCGACGGCGAGACGGGCTATCACGCGCTCGGCGACGAGTTGTGGATACAGACGGGCGGCCGTCTGGACGCGTTCGTGCACGCCGTCAGCACCGCGCATTCGATTCACGGCACGGCGCGGGCGCTTCGCCGGCACAACCGCGACGTGATGGTCGTCGCCGTCGAGCCCGCGGAATCGGCCGTGCTGTCCGGGAAACCGTCCGGGTCGCACAAGATCGAGGGCATCGGCATCGGGTTCATTCCGCCGCTCTGGAAGCCGACCGAGGTGGACGAGGTCCTGACCGTGAGCACGGACGACGCGGAGGCGATGGCGCGCCGTCTCGCGCGCGAGGAGGCGATCTTCGCCGGCCCGTCCACCGGGGCGAACGTCGCCGCGGCGCTGCGGGTCGCCGAGCGGCTCGGACCGGGGAGGACGGTCGCGACGATCATCGTGGACTCGGGCCTCCGGTACCTGAGCACGGCCGTCTTTCGCCCGGAGGCCCGCGCGCGGTGA
- the phnA gene encoding phosphonoacetate hydrolase: MTRAAPRRDAVQVNGRTLAWPARPSVVVCFDGCDPSYIDAARAAKMIPAIDRMAREGFAAIATSAMPSFTNPNNVSIVCGAPPAVHGVAGNYYLDRDTGREVMMTDATPLRAPTILARFSEAGAVVVAITAKDKLRKALGKDLRGIAFSAERAASTSEAEHGITGVVELVGRPEPDPYSADLSLFVLDAGIALLRARRPDLMYLSLSDFVQHKYAPGTPEANAFMRDVDARLAGLVALGATVGVAADHGMTDMALPDGRPNVLYLGDSLDAAFGENATRVICPITDPFVRHHGALGGFVRVHLMRPGLDRDAVLRHARSLPGVELALVREEAAARFELPFDREGDVTVIGARGRAIGARAADHDLSQLAGARLRSHGSLHEQPVPFLVSRRLAAEYAARPAAALRNFDIFEYVLNGAH; encoded by the coding sequence GTGACGCGCGCCGCGCCGCGGAGGGACGCCGTCCAGGTCAACGGGCGCACGCTGGCGTGGCCGGCGCGCCCGTCGGTCGTCGTCTGTTTCGACGGCTGCGATCCGTCGTACATCGACGCCGCGCGGGCCGCGAAGATGATCCCGGCGATCGACCGGATGGCGCGGGAGGGGTTCGCCGCGATCGCAACGTCGGCGATGCCGTCGTTCACCAACCCGAACAACGTGTCCATCGTCTGCGGCGCGCCGCCGGCGGTGCACGGCGTCGCCGGCAACTACTACCTCGATCGGGACACCGGACGCGAGGTCATGATGACCGACGCGACGCCGCTGCGGGCGCCGACGATCCTGGCGCGCTTCTCGGAGGCCGGGGCGGTCGTGGTCGCCATCACCGCCAAAGACAAGCTGCGCAAGGCGCTCGGCAAGGATCTCCGCGGCATCGCGTTCTCCGCCGAGCGCGCCGCCTCCACGAGCGAAGCGGAGCACGGGATCACCGGGGTGGTGGAACTCGTCGGCCGGCCCGAGCCCGACCCGTACAGCGCCGACCTGTCGTTGTTCGTCCTGGACGCCGGAATCGCGCTGCTGCGGGCGCGGCGGCCGGACCTGATGTACCTGTCGCTCTCGGATTTTGTGCAGCACAAGTACGCGCCGGGCACCCCGGAGGCGAATGCGTTCATGCGCGACGTCGACGCGCGGCTCGCCGGCCTTGTCGCGCTCGGCGCGACGGTCGGCGTCGCGGCGGATCACGGCATGACGGACATGGCGCTGCCGGACGGCCGGCCCAATGTCCTCTACCTCGGCGATAGCCTGGACGCGGCCTTCGGCGAAAACGCGACGCGCGTGATCTGCCCGATCACGGATCCGTTCGTGCGGCACCACGGCGCGCTCGGCGGGTTTGTGCGGGTGCACCTGATGCGGCCGGGCTTGGACCGCGACGCGGTGCTGCGGCACGCGCGGTCGCTGCCGGGGGTGGAGCTCGCGCTCGTTCGTGAAGAGGCGGCCGCCCGGTTCGAACTGCCGTTCGACCGCGAGGGAGACGTCACGGTCATCGGCGCGCGCGGCCGCGCGATCGGGGCGCGGGCGGCCGACCACGATCTCTCGCAGCTCGCCGGCGCGCGGCTGCGATCCCACGGCAGCCTCCACGAGCAGCCGGTGCCGTTCCTTGTGTCGCGGCGCCTGGCGGCCGAATACGCGGCCCGGCCGGCGGCGGCGCTCCGCAATTTCGACATCTTCGAGTACGTCCTGAACGGCGCGCACTGA
- a CDS encoding aminotransferase class III-fold pyridoxal phosphate-dependent enzyme, whose amino-acid sequence MAVTKPSPATDATAQLTREHVLIPWEAQGGPGPLAIDQAKGCWLYTADGGRILDFCSGLINVNAGHSHPKIVAGIQRQAERLTFVNPSFSTEPRARLAEKLSKISPGRAFPKVFFTNGGADANENAVKMARLYTGRQKVFVSYRGYHGATYGAITLSGDPRRWPVEPGIPGVTRFLTPYPYRSPFSVPPERETEAALEHLETVLMYEGPNSVAAILIEAMIGGSGLVIYPDGYLTGVREICDRHGIALIFDEVMTGFGRTGEWFVCDHWNARPDMLVFAKGVTSGYVPLGGVLVNEKISRHFDDKVLWAGLTYSGHPLACAAGLANLEVFEEERLVERARRMGDLLGAKLRKMAERHPKVGDVRGLGLFWGIELVKDRTTKEPLEPFQGRGAGPSPMKSLVGAARKRGVYIMGRYNVFLAAPPLVVTEDEIETGVQAIDGALTEIGA is encoded by the coding sequence ATGGCCGTCACCAAGCCTTCCCCCGCCACCGATGCCACCGCCCAACTCACGAGGGAACACGTCCTGATCCCGTGGGAGGCTCAGGGCGGCCCCGGACCGCTCGCGATCGACCAGGCGAAGGGCTGCTGGCTCTACACCGCGGACGGCGGGCGCATCCTGGACTTCTGCTCGGGATTGATCAATGTGAACGCCGGCCACAGCCATCCAAAAATCGTCGCCGGCATCCAGCGGCAGGCCGAGCGGCTCACGTTCGTCAATCCCAGCTTCTCGACAGAGCCGCGCGCACGCCTCGCCGAGAAGCTCTCCAAGATCTCGCCCGGCCGCGCCTTCCCGAAGGTGTTCTTCACGAACGGCGGCGCCGACGCGAACGAGAACGCGGTCAAGATGGCGCGGCTGTACACCGGCCGGCAGAAAGTGTTCGTGTCCTATCGCGGCTATCACGGCGCGACGTACGGCGCGATCACGCTGAGCGGCGACCCGCGCCGCTGGCCGGTCGAACCGGGCATTCCCGGCGTCACCCGGTTCCTTACGCCGTATCCGTACCGCAGCCCCTTTTCGGTGCCGCCGGAGCGCGAGACCGAGGCGGCGCTCGAGCACCTCGAGACCGTCCTGATGTACGAGGGGCCGAACAGCGTCGCCGCGATCCTGATCGAGGCGATGATCGGCGGCAGCGGTCTCGTGATCTATCCCGACGGGTACCTCACGGGTGTCCGCGAGATCTGCGACCGCCACGGGATCGCGTTGATTTTCGACGAGGTGATGACCGGCTTCGGCCGCACCGGCGAATGGTTCGTATGCGATCACTGGAACGCGCGGCCGGACATGCTCGTGTTTGCCAAGGGCGTCACGTCCGGCTACGTCCCGCTCGGCGGCGTGCTCGTCAACGAGAAGATTTCGCGCCACTTCGACGACAAGGTGCTGTGGGCCGGTCTGACCTACTCCGGCCATCCGCTCGCCTGCGCCGCCGGCCTCGCCAATCTCGAAGTGTTCGAGGAGGAGCGCCTCGTGGAGCGGGCGCGCCGGATGGGCGACCTGCTCGGTGCGAAGCTGCGGAAGATGGCGGAGCGCCACCCCAAGGTCGGCGACGTGCGCGGTCTCGGTCTGTTCTGGGGGATCGAGCTCGTGAAAGATCGGACGACGAAGGAGCCGCTCGAGCCGTTCCAGGGGCGCGGCGCCGGCCCGAGCCCGATGAAGTCGCTCGTCGGCGCTGCGCGCAAGCGGGGTGTCTACATCATGGGCCGCTACAACGTGTTCCTCGCTGCGCCGCCGCTGGTCGTCACCGAGGACGAGATCGAGACCGGCGTGCAGGCGATCGACGGTGCACTGACGGAAATCGGCGCGTAA
- a CDS encoding ABC transporter substrate-binding protein, which translates to MSVLKRGVITGFAVLAVAGLLLVPIKMSWSAASPIVIGEVGPLSPPGGYEDGKLMLDAAQMAIDEINAKGGVLGRPIKLVEADTRGKPEEGTAGAERLTAQEHAVGIFGEFHSGVFLAEMEVVHKTGTPIIAVDVWANKITAKGYPEVFRVAPCQAIIANRYGDWLAAAGFKNILVMYEKTDGGEGHRDVLVENLRKHGIRYDVVGVDLNQTEFTAELQRVLAHAPRYDFIAAAYSEAGLYPLVSQAKSLGLAPTAQTGLYDSGGPATTEAFWKNVGEAGIGIVTENPGLPKAKWNAKTKAFVAAFQARFKSATTPQSMESYDAAYIMVDAIKRAGSTDSKAIIHALETSKWSGTRGVYAFSTSHSPDWAYHQYVDAPLYLLQYDKVGQKPEDAPVIWPRNLATVAYTYQKPK; encoded by the coding sequence ATGAGTGTCTTGAAGCGCGGAGTGATCACCGGTTTCGCCGTCCTGGCGGTGGCCGGGCTTCTCTTGGTGCCGATCAAGATGAGCTGGAGCGCGGCGAGCCCGATCGTGATCGGCGAAGTGGGACCGCTCTCGCCGCCCGGCGGCTACGAAGACGGTAAGCTGATGCTGGACGCGGCGCAGATGGCCATCGACGAGATCAACGCCAAGGGCGGCGTTCTCGGCCGGCCGATCAAGCTCGTCGAAGCCGACACCCGCGGTAAGCCCGAAGAGGGCACGGCGGGCGCCGAGCGGCTGACCGCGCAGGAGCACGCGGTCGGCATCTTCGGCGAATTCCACAGCGGCGTCTTCCTGGCCGAGATGGAAGTCGTGCACAAGACCGGCACGCCGATTATCGCGGTCGACGTCTGGGCCAACAAGATCACGGCGAAGGGCTATCCAGAGGTCTTCCGGGTCGCGCCGTGCCAGGCCATCATCGCGAACCGCTACGGCGACTGGCTCGCGGCCGCCGGGTTCAAGAACATCCTCGTGATGTACGAGAAGACGGACGGCGGCGAGGGCCACCGGGACGTACTCGTCGAGAACCTCAGGAAACACGGCATCCGCTACGACGTCGTCGGCGTGGACCTGAACCAGACCGAGTTCACCGCTGAGCTGCAGCGCGTGCTCGCCCATGCCCCGCGCTACGATTTCATTGCGGCGGCGTACAGCGAGGCCGGGCTCTACCCGCTGGTCAGCCAGGCGAAGAGCCTTGGACTCGCCCCCACCGCTCAGACCGGCCTGTACGATTCCGGCGGCCCGGCGACCACCGAGGCGTTCTGGAAGAACGTGGGCGAGGCGGGCATCGGCATCGTGACCGAGAACCCCGGTCTGCCGAAGGCCAAGTGGAACGCCAAGACCAAAGCGTTCGTGGCGGCGTTCCAGGCGCGTTTCAAGTCTGCGACTACGCCGCAGTCGATGGAGTCCTATGACGCGGCGTACATCATGGTCGACGCGATCAAGCGCGCGGGCAGCACCGATTCCAAGGCCATCATCCACGCGCTCGAGACGTCGAAGTGGAGCGGCACGCGCGGCGTCTACGCGTTCTCGACCAGCCACAGCCCGGACTGGGCGTATCACCAGTACGTGGACGCGCCGCTTTACCTGCTCCAGTACGACAAGGTCGGACAGAAGCCTGAGGACGCGCCGGTGATCTGGCCGCGCAACCTCGCGACCGTGGCGTACACGTACCAGAAGCCGAAGTAG
- a CDS encoding branched-chain amino acid ABC transporter permease has product MLDYFLIQATNGLVIGIIYALVAVGVTLIFSILKIVNFAHGDLYMLGGYTAYYAITLAGIPPFAAMFIAMAAVFILGVVLERLLLTPLYSERTERKDEYGIIITFGLAFFLRNAAIIVFGVFPLKPPSFIAGVHRIGALVITNDRLFAGIFGLVLIFALLYFMTGTIWGQALDAVSQSRDSASIVGINPRRFNTLAYAVGAALAAAAGALIGPIFSLSPDMGVLPNIQSYVIVILGGMGSVAGSVLAGVTLGEAQALFTAFLPDVTRALSYSNAFSVFVLMVVLIFRPTGFFGRRHLRMD; this is encoded by the coding sequence ATGCTCGATTATTTCCTGATCCAGGCCACCAACGGCCTCGTCATCGGCATCATCTACGCGCTGGTGGCCGTCGGCGTCACGCTGATCTTTTCGATCCTCAAGATCGTCAACTTCGCGCACGGCGATCTCTACATGCTCGGCGGTTACACCGCGTATTACGCGATCACGCTGGCCGGGATCCCACCGTTCGCCGCGATGTTCATCGCCATGGCGGCCGTTTTCATCCTCGGGGTCGTGCTGGAGCGCCTGCTGCTGACGCCGCTGTACAGCGAGCGGACCGAACGGAAGGACGAATACGGCATCATCATCACCTTCGGCCTGGCCTTCTTTCTCCGGAACGCGGCGATCATCGTGTTCGGCGTGTTCCCGCTGAAGCCGCCGTCGTTCATCGCGGGCGTGCACCGGATCGGCGCGCTCGTCATCACCAACGATCGGCTGTTCGCCGGTATCTTTGGTCTCGTGTTGATCTTCGCGCTGCTCTACTTCATGACCGGCACGATCTGGGGGCAGGCCCTCGACGCGGTCAGCCAGTCGCGCGATTCGGCGTCGATCGTCGGCATCAATCCGCGCCGGTTCAACACGCTGGCGTACGCCGTCGGGGCCGCGCTGGCCGCGGCCGCGGGCGCGCTGATCGGCCCGATCTTCTCGCTCTCGCCGGACATGGGTGTGCTGCCCAATATCCAGTCGTACGTCATCGTGATTCTCGGCGGTATGGGGTCGGTGGCGGGGAGCGTGCTGGCCGGTGTCACGCTCGGCGAGGCCCAGGCCCTGTTCACCGCATTCCTGCCCGATGTCACCCGCGCGCTGTCGTACTCGAACGCGTTTTCCGTTTTCGTCCTGATGGTGGTGCTGATCTTCCGGCCGACGGGCTTCTTCGGCCGGCGCCACCTGCGAATGGACTAG
- a CDS encoding branched-chain amino acid ABC transporter permease yields the protein MRGLYAAILVVAAGLLLGYGHLLNSYWMHVLIIAMFYAILSSSWSLLAGYAGLFSLGHMAFASVGGYTSALLVQFTGMPVPLGMAAGTVACCLVGAGIGWVCLRLTGPYLAIFTLAFSEIVRITVSTEDEVTRGMTGLHTVPLFHTASRLPYFYTSFGLLAGSLALMGILVHSRWGLFLRAIREDEQAAAASGVAVARFRILVFAIASGFAGLAGAFFAHYTPVLTPDIGDLDRMALLVVMTVIGGMERIPTAVGGAIGVEFLQEYLREFGIWRLEIFGIVLLFTMRFARNGLLTPLWLWFVRLGDAGRPAVAATVPEGIGGEASQGGSAV from the coding sequence GTGCGGGGACTGTACGCGGCCATCCTGGTCGTCGCCGCGGGGCTGCTCCTCGGCTACGGGCACCTCTTGAACTCGTACTGGATGCACGTCCTCATCATCGCCATGTTCTACGCGATTCTGTCGTCGAGCTGGTCGCTGCTCGCCGGGTACGCCGGGCTCTTCTCGCTCGGGCACATGGCCTTCGCGTCGGTGGGCGGCTACACGTCCGCGCTGCTGGTCCAGTTCACCGGGATGCCGGTCCCGCTCGGGATGGCCGCCGGCACGGTCGCCTGCTGCCTGGTCGGCGCCGGGATCGGCTGGGTCTGCCTCCGCCTCACCGGCCCGTACCTCGCCATCTTCACGCTGGCCTTCTCCGAGATCGTCCGCATCACCGTCTCGACGGAGGACGAAGTCACCCGAGGAATGACGGGGCTCCACACCGTCCCGCTGTTTCACACCGCGTCCCGCCTGCCGTACTTCTACACGTCGTTCGGCCTGCTAGCCGGGTCGCTCGCCCTCATGGGGATTCTGGTGCACTCGCGTTGGGGGTTGTTCCTCCGGGCGATTCGCGAGGACGAGCAGGCCGCCGCGGCGTCCGGCGTGGCCGTGGCGCGCTTTCGGATTCTCGTGTTCGCGATCGCGAGCGGCTTCGCCGGCCTGGCCGGTGCGTTCTTTGCGCACTACACGCCGGTGCTGACGCCCGACATCGGGGACCTCGACCGGATGGCCCTGCTTGTCGTGATGACGGTGATCGGCGGCATGGAACGCATTCCCACGGCCGTGGGCGGCGCGATCGGCGTCGAATTCCTGCAGGAGTACCTGCGCGAATTCGGCATCTGGCGGTTGGAGATCTTTGGTATCGTCCTGCTGTTCACGATGCGGTTCGCGCGCAACGGTTTGTTGACGCCGCTGTGGCTCTGGTTTGTGCGCCTCGGCGATGCGGGCCGGCCCGCCGTCGCGGCCACGGTGCCTGAGGGCATCGGCGGCGAGGCGAGTCAGGGCGGATCGGCGGTATGA
- a CDS encoding ABC transporter ATP-binding protein gives MNPAVDGVLGPSHAAADGVLIEGVGLAKHFGGIAAVDGVDVTVSAGDLIGLIGPNGSGKTTLINILTGHLSPNGGRVQVRGHRMTARPAHEFAGRGVARTFQLTQLFGRMTVLENMLVPGLTRPRSSREAAAKKARGYLTFLNLIHLEGLDAKNLSGGQQKLLELGRALMLEPSVLFLDEPFAGVHPRLRDELIKRIQELHAAGRTFVVVDHDMESILRIAKRLVVMARGRKIADGLPDAVRADQNVLAAYSGL, from the coding sequence ATGAACCCGGCGGTGGACGGCGTCCTCGGCCCCTCCCACGCGGCTGCCGACGGCGTGCTCATCGAAGGCGTCGGGTTGGCCAAGCACTTCGGGGGCATCGCGGCCGTCGACGGGGTCGACGTCACGGTCTCCGCGGGCGATCTGATCGGTCTGATCGGGCCGAACGGCTCCGGCAAGACGACGCTCATCAACATCCTGACCGGCCACCTCAGCCCGAACGGCGGCCGGGTGCAGGTGCGCGGGCACCGGATGACGGCGCGGCCGGCGCACGAGTTCGCGGGACGCGGCGTGGCCCGCACGTTCCAGCTGACCCAGCTCTTCGGCCGCATGACGGTTCTCGAGAACATGCTGGTGCCCGGACTCACGCGGCCCCGTTCGAGCCGCGAGGCCGCGGCGAAGAAGGCGCGCGGGTACCTGACGTTTCTCAACCTGATTCATCTCGAAGGGCTGGACGCCAAGAACCTGTCGGGGGGCCAGCAAAAGCTGCTCGAGCTCGGCCGGGCGCTCATGCTGGAGCCGTCGGTGCTGTTCCTCGACGAGCCGTTCGCCGGCGTTCACCCGCGTCTGCGGGACGAGCTGATCAAGCGCATTCAGGAGCTGCACGCCGCGGGCCGGACGTTCGTCGTCGTCGACCACGACATGGAGTCGATTCTGCGAATCGCCAAGCGGCTCGTCGTGATGGCGCGGGGGCGCAAGATCGCCGACGGCCTGCCGGACGCCGTGCGCGCGGACCAGAACGTTCTGGCCGCGTACTCGGGGTTGTAG
- a CDS encoding ABC transporter ATP-binding protein — MAANEAPSAGSNEACLVARDLVAGYLPGINILRGVSVTAWRGRIACVLGPNGTGKSTLLKVLFGFLPASEGDVTLDGRSIRGAMPHRMGDYGITYLPQRPSIFPHLTVEWNLRLGAWRHKRERARVDRLVERAVEQFPILKEKRRQAAGTLSGGQQRQLEMARSLMYDPTVFFIDEPTAGIEPRVAAQIYGLVKDLAAAGKAVLLVDQNIKRALEIADYVYVMRTGAVLSEGSRESFGGDTDALIARWLYESGQT, encoded by the coding sequence GTGGCGGCGAACGAAGCGCCGAGCGCCGGCTCGAACGAGGCCTGTCTCGTCGCGCGCGACCTGGTCGCCGGCTACCTGCCGGGCATCAACATCCTGCGCGGCGTCTCCGTCACGGCGTGGCGCGGCCGAATCGCCTGCGTGCTGGGGCCAAACGGCACCGGGAAGTCGACGCTCCTCAAGGTGCTCTTCGGTTTCCTGCCGGCGTCGGAGGGCGACGTCACGCTCGACGGCCGTTCGATCCGCGGCGCGATGCCGCACCGGATGGGCGACTACGGCATCACCTACCTGCCGCAGCGGCCCAGCATCTTTCCGCACCTCACCGTCGAGTGGAACCTCCGTCTCGGTGCGTGGCGGCACAAGCGAGAGCGGGCTCGGGTCGACCGGCTCGTAGAACGGGCGGTCGAGCAGTTTCCGATTTTGAAGGAGAAGCGCCGGCAGGCTGCCGGCACCCTCAGCGGCGGCCAGCAGCGCCAACTGGAGATGGCCCGCAGCCTGATGTACGACCCCACGGTGTTCTTCATCGACGAGCCGACCGCGGGCATCGAACCGCGCGTCGCCGCCCAGATCTACGGTCTCGTCAAGGACCTCGCGGCGGCCGGCAAAGCGGTCTTGCTGGTCGACCAGAACATCAAGCGCGCGCTCGAGATCGCGGACTACGTCTACGTGATGCGGACCGGCGCGGTGCTGTCGGAGGGCTCGCGGGAATCGTTCGGCGGCGACACGGACGCGCTGATCGCGCGCTGGCTATACGAGAGCGGACAGACGTAA
- a CDS encoding DMT family transporter yields MTLGEGSVAAGAAAERGTGPRPGRIDPSAPQICGDARGHHLFGIVLNLASAVAYSTSGFWTRLLPLDPWTILFWRGLYAGVFIGGVIVWRYGRRTLGIVRGIGAPGIAAACLSTFATIMYINAFRRTSVADVMIMNATTPFIAAVAGWLWLKERERTSTLAASGVALLGTMVMVGGSVREGHLAGDLLAFGMALCMAGMMLLIRRHRETPMLPAACLSALLCPIFVWPFAHPGAAAGTDMLNLVLFGVTQFGLGLLLLTLGARLISATETALIQAIEVPLGPLWVWFAFREVPPLPTWLGGIIIMAAVLGHVAAGRTRGVRS; encoded by the coding sequence GTGACCCTTGGGGAGGGATCGGTCGCGGCCGGCGCCGCCGCCGAGCGCGGGACCGGACCCCGGCCGGGCCGGATTGACCCTTCCGCGCCGCAGATCTGCGGCGACGCCCGCGGGCACCACCTGTTCGGCATCGTCTTGAACCTCGCCTCGGCGGTGGCGTACAGCACGTCCGGCTTCTGGACGCGGCTCCTCCCGCTCGACCCGTGGACGATCCTGTTCTGGCGCGGCCTGTATGCCGGCGTGTTCATCGGGGGCGTCATCGTCTGGCGCTACGGCCGGCGGACCCTCGGGATCGTGCGCGGCATCGGCGCGCCGGGCATCGCCGCGGCATGTCTGTCCACGTTCGCGACGATCATGTACATCAACGCGTTCCGGCGCACGTCGGTGGCGGACGTCATGATCATGAACGCGACGACGCCGTTCATCGCCGCGGTTGCGGGCTGGCTGTGGTTGAAGGAACGTGAGCGCACGAGCACACTCGCCGCGAGCGGCGTCGCCCTGCTCGGCACGATGGTCATGGTGGGCGGATCCGTACGTGAGGGACATCTCGCCGGCGATTTGCTCGCGTTTGGCATGGCGTTGTGCATGGCCGGCATGATGCTGCTCATACGCCGGCACCGCGAGACGCCGATGCTGCCCGCGGCGTGCCTCTCCGCGTTGCTCTGTCCGATCTTCGTATGGCCGTTCGCGCACCCCGGCGCGGCCGCCGGCACCGACATGCTGAACCTTGTGCTCTTCGGCGTAACCCAGTTCGGGCTCGGCCTGCTGCTCCTCACCCTCGGCGCACGGCTGATCTCGGCGACGGAGACCGCGCTGATCCAGGCGATCGAGGTGCCGCTCGGCCCCTTGTGGGTGTGGTTCGCGTTTCGCGAAGTCCCGCCGCTCCCGACGTGGCTCGGCGGGATCATCATCATGGCCGCCGTCCTCGGCCACGTCGCGGCGGGCCGGACCCGCGGGGTCCGAAGCTGA
- a CDS encoding metalloregulator ArsR/SmtB family transcription factor produces the protein MPFPNAGGSRRPAPAGRDASVIAQALADPIRFKILERLTDGPAAVSELVLLTGEAQSNVSNHLSVLRGRGLVAVTRIGRQRVYEVANPTVSQVVESLAMIAGCERVRLKMSPSLAKARTCYDHLAGRLGVAIFDSLVARRAIAHPGARYRGPIELGPAGPAVFGELGVGLEEAGRERRQFATACGDWSERRAHLGGALGAALWVRTLERGWVVRRPGTRIIVVTDKGRRGLAKELGVRPEVLSA, from the coding sequence ATGCCATTTCCGAACGCCGGCGGCTCCCGCCGGCCGGCCCCCGCGGGGCGAGACGCCTCCGTCATCGCCCAGGCGCTCGCCGATCCCATCCGGTTCAAGATCCTGGAGCGGCTCACCGACGGACCCGCGGCCGTCTCGGAGCTCGTGCTGCTCACGGGTGAGGCGCAGTCCAACGTCTCCAACCACCTCTCGGTGCTGCGCGGCCGGGGGCTCGTGGCGGTAACCCGCATCGGCCGCCAGCGGGTCTACGAAGTGGCGAACCCGACGGTGAGCCAGGTGGTCGAGTCGCTCGCCATGATCGCCGGATGCGAGCGGGTCAGGCTGAAGATGTCCCCCTCCTTGGCGAAGGCCCGGACCTGTTACGACCACCTCGCGGGCCGGCTCGGCGTCGCGATTTTCGACTCGCTCGTCGCGCGCCGCGCGATCGCCCATCCGGGCGCGCGGTACCGCGGACCGATCGAATTGGGCCCCGCGGGCCCGGCGGTGTTCGGCGAACTCGGCGTCGGCTTGGAGGAAGCCGGGCGAGAGCGGCGCCAGTTCGCGACCGCCTGCGGCGATTGGAGCGAGCGGCGTGCGCATCTCGGCGGTGCGCTCGGCGCGGCGCTGTGGGTGCGCACCCTCGAACGCGGGTGGGTCGTCCGCAGGCCGGGCACCCGCATCATCGTCGTCACGGACAAGGGACGGCGGGGCCTCGCCAAGGAGCTCGGCGTCCGCCCGGAGGTGCTCAGCGCGTGA
- a CDS encoding peroxiredoxin, with the protein MSVRNPLDLPPDLPVPVDDGAAAHLSGMRVPPVALASTAGGTVDLSSLKGRTVVYCYPRTGRPDQAVPDGWDQIPGARGCTPQSCAFRDHYAEFERLGTRVFGLSTQTTGYQQEAVTRLHLPFALLSDKDLELTRALRLPTFEFVWAFGNQPAELIKRLTMVIRDGRIEHVFYPVFPSNMDAGRTAAWLTQHPA; encoded by the coding sequence ATGTCGGTCCGTAATCCGCTGGATCTCCCGCCCGATCTGCCCGTCCCGGTGGACGACGGCGCCGCGGCGCATCTCTCCGGCATGCGCGTGCCGCCCGTCGCGCTGGCGTCGACCGCGGGCGGCACGGTCGACCTCTCGTCGCTGAAGGGGCGGACGGTGGTGTACTGTTATCCACGCACCGGGCGGCCGGATCAGGCGGTGCCCGACGGCTGGGATCAAATTCCGGGGGCGCGGGGCTGCACCCCGCAGTCGTGCGCGTTCCGGGATCACTACGCGGAGTTCGAGCGCCTGGGGACCCGCGTGTTCGGCCTCAGCACCCAGACCACCGGGTACCAGCAGGAGGCGGTGACGCGCCTCCACCTGCCGTTCGCGCTGCTGAGCGACAAGGACCTCGAGCTCACGCGCGCGCTCCGCCTGCCCACGTTCGAGTTCGTGTGGGCCTTCGGCAACCAGCCCGCGGAGCTGATCAAACGCCTGACGATGGTGATCCGGGACGGCCGCATCGAGCACGTCTTCTATCCGGTCTTCCCGTCGAACATGGACGCCGGGCGGACCGCGGCCTGGCTCACCCAACATCCCGCGTAG